Proteins co-encoded in one Strix uralensis isolate ZFMK-TIS-50842 chromosome 2, bStrUra1, whole genome shotgun sequence genomic window:
- the PDZK1 gene encoding Na(+)/H(+) exchange regulatory cofactor NHE-RF3, whose product MTSVLQPRECKVTKKPQKSYGFYLRIEKDTAGHLIRNVEKNSPAEKAGLKDGDRVLRVNGVFVDKEEHAQVVEIVKNSGNSVVLLVLDDASYQKAEKEGVNLEELGQKVSTGQQQEQQSLSPTANGAINAVPQPRLCYLVKEEKGYGFSLKTTEGQKGLFIVELSPQGAAAKAGVQNNDRLIEINGQNVENDTHKEVVEKVKKSENHVIFLLSNEETDHYYTSQKMVLSKESANLRLLPLKPRLMEIQKGKNGYGFYLRMEQNTGDHVIKDVDFGSPAAKAGLKDNDILVAVNGEPVDGLDHESIVGKIKQSEAKTTLLVVDKETDAMYKLAQISPFSYYYKAKDPTPAKMQERVELHTEQKVNHKPRICKMVKGPSGFGFSLNMIKNKPGLFINEVQNHGPADTAGVENNDFLVEVNGVNVINESYDKVVSRIQDSGDRLTLLVCSKDAYKYFQDQNMPITASMADPVHDTSEPPAYTENHPSEPERNSPEPRERASSSSSSQSAASTRADSDNNDDTKF is encoded by the exons ATGACTTCTGTTCTCCAGCCCCGAGAATGCAAAGTgaccaaaaagccccaaaagaGCTATGGATTCTACCTGCGTATTGAGAAAGACACAGCAGGGCACCTCATCCGGAATGTGGAAAAGAACAGTCCAGCTGAAAAGGCTGGCTTGAAGGATGGAGACAGAGTCCTCAGGGTTAATGGTGTGTTTGTAGACAAGGAGGAACACGCACAG GTGGTAGAGATTGTCAAAAACAGCGGGAATTCTGTTGTACTTCTTGTTCTGGATGACGCATCCTAtcaaaaggcagaaaaggagggAGTGAACTTGGAAGAGCTGGGTCAAAAGGTGTCaacaggacagcagcaggagcagcagtctCTATCGCCCACGGCCAATGGAGCAATCAATGCAGTTCCACAACCCCGGCTCTGCTACCTAGTGAAGGAGGAGAAAGGCTATGGCTTCTCTCTGAAAACCACGGAAG gaCAGAAGGGGTTGTTCATAGTAGAGCTTTCACCACAAGGAGCAGCTGCAAAGGCTGGTGTCCAAAATAACGATCGCCTGATTGAAATCAATGGACAAAACGTGGAAAATGACACACACAAGGAAGTGGTGGAAAAG GTAAAGAAGTCTGAAAATCATGTTATATTTCTACTTTCAAATGAAGAAACGGACCACTATTACACAAGCCAGAAGATGGTACTGAGCAAAGAGAGTGCCAACCTAAGATTGCTTCCCCTCAAACCACGACTAATGGAGATCCAGAAAGGAAAAAACGGTTACGGCTTTTATCTACGGATGGAACAAAATACTGGTG ATCATGTAATCAAGGATGTTGATTTTGGGAGCCCAGCAGCCAAGGCAGGTCTCAAAGACAATGACATCTTAGTAGCTGTCAACGGCGAGCCAGTGGATGGTCTGGATCATGAAAGCATAGTGGGAAAAATTAAGCAGTCTGAGGCAAAAACCACACTGCTGGTAGTGGATAAGGAGACTGACGCCATGTATAAACTG gCTCAAATTTCCCCCTTCTCATACTACTACAAAGCAAAAGATCCAACTCCAGCTAAAATGCAGGAAAGAGTGGAGTTGCATACTGAGCAGAAAGTGAACCACAAGCCAAGAATCTGCAAGATGGTGAAGGGGCCTAGTGGATTTGGCTTCAGTTTAAACATGATCAAGAACAAGCCTGGACTATTCATCAATGAG GTACAAAACCATGGGCCAGCTGACACAGCAGGTGTTGAAAATAATGACTTTTTGGTGGAAGTGAATGGAGTGAATGTGATTAATGAATCCTATGACAAAGTGGTGTCAAGAATCCAAGACAGTGGTGACAGACTAACACTACTGGTGTGCAGCAAAGATGCTTACAAATATTTCCAGGACCAGAACATGCCCATCACAGCTTCTATGGCAGATCCAGTCCACGACACTTCTGAACCTCCTGCTTATACAGAAAACCATCCGTCAGAGCCAGAAAGAAACTCACCTGAACCAAGGGAACGG GCAAGCTCATCCTCCTCTTCACAATCAGCTGCCTCTACAAGAGCAGACAGTGACAACAATGATGACACAAAGTTCTGA